Proteins found in one Roseovarius pelagicus genomic segment:
- a CDS encoding MOSC domain-containing protein, which produces MPALKPTDYTAVVTWLGCVNDRETSLRAVAREAVQLTYAGVPGESHGGLTRPACSRVSAQHAEGTEIRNERQLSILSAEELALVAADMGLDALNPSWLGASLVIKGIPDFTYVPPGSRLQGPDGVTLVIDMENRPCIYPGKVIEEERPGFGRAFLSAAKNRRGVTGWVQREGSLRIGDTLRLHTPDQRAWQPEMKALQAAG; this is translated from the coding sequence ATGCCTGCCCTCAAACCCACAGACTATACCGCCGTCGTTACATGGCTCGGTTGTGTGAATGATCGTGAGACCAGTCTGCGCGCTGTGGCCCGCGAGGCCGTTCAACTGACCTATGCGGGCGTTCCCGGTGAATCTCATGGTGGATTGACGCGCCCGGCGTGCAGCCGCGTCAGCGCGCAGCACGCCGAGGGCACCGAGATTCGCAACGAGCGACAGCTGTCAATCCTATCGGCAGAAGAACTGGCATTGGTGGCGGCGGATATGGGGCTGGATGCGTTAAACCCAAGTTGGCTGGGCGCGTCCCTCGTGATCAAAGGTATCCCGGATTTCACCTATGTTCCACCCGGCTCACGACTGCAAGGACCAGACGGGGTGACATTGGTGATCGATATGGAAAATCGGCCCTGCATCTATCCCGGGAAGGTGATCGAGGAGGAACGGCCCGGATTTGGCCGCGCGTTTCTGTCTGCGGCCAAGAACCGGCGCGGGGTGACCGGCTGGGTTCAGCGCGAGGGATCGTTGCGGATTGGTGATACGCTTCGCCTGCATACGCCGGATCAACGGGCATGGCAGCCAGAGATGAAAGCGTTGCAGGCTGCGGGCTGA